A single Prevotella sp. E15-22 DNA region contains:
- a CDS encoding C13 family peptidase, with protein sequence MKKKVLLICCILFCCFFSMNTLASVRSVTKPEALRLAQERFEGKDVDYYILNNYNSVQNWTIFVDAEPMKGWEHDCYVLTIPRSVKDNSVINVNINKRQIPPKGNYVPLLVKNRYGSHANEKPHIAKNTSSNGEDVAAKRTYAIILSGGVDQFSNYERYWNDCSFIYQTLVNKYNVPKDNIYPIMSDGADPGIDMHSTTFISQPLDLDYDGIQDIYLAATKQNISQTLSSLESKMQKDDQLFIFVIDHGGTDDRDSRSYICLWNYESLYDYELANMLTPFVNKYINVNVVLGQCFSGGFNDNLTKVGCVVASASTGSESSYACSDRPFDEFVYWWTSAVNGATHNNTTVNADVDHNGKITMEEAFVFAKQHDRRYESPQYVSTPISVGEDLAFNYLAPSVDLYIKDNDEDTGKEPNLSTDEFWKSPSIWVRNQKDNIYEHQNPEYSKDHQQAFVYVRLHNRGKENFEGSGKWVIVYWVQASTGINSRAWKGREVYEGRYPTGGILEAIPIPFIKSGDSVDVSIGWSLPQLLTEYPEGNFHFCLYAKIMDTPYDDGFVEGKAYFDKQGSNNQAQKNVTIIRKEDLSKAFNVYVRNVSSETRPYRLELIPQTPEDEAIFSVADVEMGMSPKIYNAWERGGLLSQDVELINQNTNSTSDMKRVKLLSSQNELRSVNLNSKEFDIVSLKFRFKEYMFSDRDYTLDLIQRDENGNIIDGETFVVRPPKLLPHKPIDIEPIPINGGKFELAVVDTTGYINIDWEDKNGEKIGSSNSITVLPKRDNNQYRVIATTVNGDVATGAITIETVHGIKNITTASSLKSLSVELNNDAPQNSTLSVVSAQNGTIRLAEDIQPGTKNISIDTSGIQSGLYIVTYHINGEVIDQKKIIL encoded by the coding sequence ATGAAAAAGAAAGTACTATTAATTTGCTGCATCTTGTTTTGCTGCTTCTTTTCTATGAACACGTTAGCTTCAGTAAGGTCAGTAACAAAACCGGAAGCTCTAAGGCTTGCCCAAGAAAGGTTCGAGGGCAAAGATGTCGACTATTATATCCTTAATAATTACAATTCGGTTCAAAATTGGACTATATTCGTAGATGCAGAGCCAATGAAAGGATGGGAACATGATTGTTATGTTTTAACGATACCAAGAAGTGTAAAAGACAACAGCGTGATAAATGTAAACATCAACAAAAGGCAGATTCCACCTAAGGGGAACTATGTCCCATTGCTTGTAAAAAACCGCTATGGTAGTCATGCAAATGAAAAGCCTCATATAGCAAAAAACACATCATCAAATGGAGAAGATGTTGCAGCAAAAAGAACATATGCTATAATTCTAAGCGGAGGTGTTGACCAATTTAGTAATTATGAACGATATTGGAATGATTGCTCGTTTATCTATCAAACGCTCGTCAATAAATACAATGTACCCAAAGATAACATCTACCCAATCATGTCGGATGGTGCTGATCCTGGAATAGATATGCATTCCACAACGTTTATTTCGCAGCCTTTGGATTTGGATTATGATGGAATTCAAGACATATATCTTGCAGCAACAAAACAAAATATTTCTCAAACTCTTTCTTCTTTAGAAAGCAAAATGCAGAAAGACGACCAACTATTCATTTTTGTAATTGATCATGGCGGAACAGACGACCGTGACTCAAGATCATATATTTGTCTGTGGAATTATGAATCTCTCTACGATTATGAATTGGCGAATATGTTAACTCCATTCGTTAATAAATATATTAATGTGAATGTAGTTCTAGGCCAATGCTTTTCTGGAGGTTTTAATGATAATCTAACTAAGGTTGGTTGCGTGGTTGCATCGGCATCAACAGGAAGCGAATCTTCTTATGCATGTAGCGACAGGCCATTTGACGAATTTGTTTATTGGTGGACAAGTGCTGTAAATGGCGCCACACACAATAACACGACAGTAAATGCGGATGTTGATCATAACGGAAAAATAACTATGGAAGAAGCTTTTGTTTTTGCGAAACAACATGATAGACGTTATGAAAGTCCTCAATATGTTTCTACCCCTATTTCCGTTGGAGAAGATTTAGCATTCAATTATCTTGCCCCTTCTGTCGATCTCTATATAAAAGATAATGATGAAGATACTGGAAAAGAACCAAATCTTAGTACAGATGAATTCTGGAAGAGCCCTTCTATTTGGGTGAGAAATCAGAAAGATAATATATATGAACATCAGAATCCAGAATATTCTAAAGACCATCAACAGGCTTTTGTATACGTTCGATTACACAATAGAGGAAAAGAGAATTTTGAAGGATCTGGAAAATGGGTCATTGTTTATTGGGTTCAAGCGTCAACAGGTATAAACAGTCGGGCATGGAAAGGTCGTGAAGTATATGAAGGACGCTATCCAACTGGTGGAATCTTGGAGGCAATTCCTATCCCGTTTATTAAATCAGGAGACTCTGTAGATGTTTCAATTGGGTGGTCCCTCCCACAGCTCCTTACGGAATATCCTGAAGGCAATTTCCATTTTTGTCTATATGCCAAGATCATGGATACCCCATATGATGACGGATTTGTAGAGGGGAAAGCATATTTTGACAAACAAGGAAGTAATAATCAAGCACAGAAAAACGTTACTATTATCCGAAAAGAAGATCTTTCGAAGGCGTTTAATGTGTATGTGAGAAATGTTTCTTCTGAAACGAGACCTTACAGACTTGAACTTATACCACAAACACCAGAAGATGAAGCTATTTTCTCAGTAGCAGATGTTGAAATGGGAATGAGTCCAAAAATCTATAATGCATGGGAGCGTGGTGGATTATTGTCTCAAGATGTTGAATTGATTAATCAAAATACGAATAGCACTTCAGATATGAAGAGAGTGAAGCTATTATCGTCCCAGAATGAACTACGATCTGTGAATCTCAATAGCAAGGAATTTGATATCGTTAGCCTAAAATTTAGATTTAAGGAATATATGTTCTCAGATAGAGATTATACACTTGACTTGATTCAAAGAGATGAGAATGGTAATATCATTGATGGAGAAACCTTTGTCGTTAGGCCTCCAAAACTTCTCCCACATAAGCCTATTGATATTGAACCAATTCCTATTAATGGAGGAAAGTTTGAACTGGCTGTCGTGGACACAACAGGTTATATAAATATTGATTGGGAAGATAAGAATGGTGAAAAAATCGGTAGTTCAAATTCAATAACTGTTCTGCCAAAGAGAGATAATAATCAGTATAGGGTTATTGCTACAACTGTTAACGGAGACGTGGCAACTGGAGCCATTACAATTGAAACTGTTC
- a CDS encoding lipopolysaccharide assembly protein LapB: protein MKSTYHTPPFIIIIIVALSLLASCNQTDMRQDFYDVEECIVKGTYEEADSILNSLEKFEDNFTAEEGFYWNYLRLYVKFVKGSLSEKDFYVAENLKYYFKKTEDIEKLSKTYLFIGEIYRLIGDNTKALNNFFQAKELIHEQKDNSTNVWINIKLGELYLSEHMYDKCADSYQEAYNYSIKTNDTIRIALAALYMGKAFTIQNNVDSVIYYYEESIRLADKTNRKEFISPYAKMALCDIYIQIEEYDKALALMPRDSLNTANWAYWHCGQNHVDSAMYYFKELLRCSSLRVKAEALHMLIDLSKKKNDEHQSLVFSGMLVNINDSLEKLSQIEDIRRTEAQHKINIFVHEQDKHHQMILLSVLAFIILIVLALVFLLLKKKRQKYYCKKQQAKKKNIILRTQTDTQDLESRVTELHHTEIYRLVMENAGKQDFHLTNDQWMELQMAIENTYKGFTLKLMNLAPISEIEKQTCYLIKIGVSPVAIAEILFKTKSSIAMMRRRLYKKLTGEEGTPQQLDEFIQRI, encoded by the coding sequence ATGAAATCAACATATCATACACCTCCATTTATCATTATAATAATTGTCGCATTATCTCTTCTTGCGTCATGTAATCAAACTGACATGAGGCAAGATTTTTATGATGTTGAAGAATGCATTGTCAAGGGAACCTATGAGGAAGCTGACAGCATTCTTAATTCCTTGGAAAAATTTGAAGATAATTTCACAGCAGAGGAAGGCTTCTATTGGAACTATCTCAGGTTGTATGTAAAGTTTGTAAAAGGTAGTTTGTCGGAAAAGGATTTTTATGTGGCGGAAAATCTCAAATACTATTTTAAGAAGACGGAGGATATAGAAAAACTCTCTAAGACATATCTATTCATAGGTGAAATTTATCGGCTCATTGGCGATAATACTAAAGCCTTAAATAATTTCTTTCAGGCAAAAGAACTCATCCATGAACAAAAGGATAATTCAACAAATGTTTGGATCAATATAAAACTGGGAGAATTGTATTTGTCTGAGCACATGTATGATAAGTGTGCAGATAGTTATCAAGAGGCCTATAACTACTCAATTAAAACCAATGATACGATTAGGATTGCACTTGCTGCGCTATATATGGGGAAAGCATTTACTATTCAGAATAATGTTGATAGCGTCATATACTATTATGAAGAAAGCATACGATTAGCAGATAAAACAAACAGAAAAGAATTCATATCTCCTTATGCAAAAATGGCACTTTGTGATATTTATATTCAGATAGAAGAATATGATAAAGCACTCGCATTGATGCCAAGAGATTCACTCAATACGGCAAACTGGGCCTATTGGCATTGTGGACAGAACCATGTGGATTCGGCTATGTATTATTTCAAAGAGTTGCTTCGGTGCTCTTCTTTACGAGTAAAAGCAGAAGCCTTACACATGCTTATTGATTTATCGAAAAAGAAAAATGATGAGCACCAGTCTTTGGTTTTCTCAGGGATGCTTGTGAATATAAATGATTCGTTGGAAAAGCTATCGCAGATTGAGGATATCAGGCGTACGGAAGCCCAACATAAGATTAATATTTTTGTTCATGAGCAGGATAAGCATCACCAAATGATATTACTCTCCGTTCTTGCTTTCATAATACTTATTGTCCTTGCTTTGGTGTTTTTATTGCTCAAGAAAAAAAGGCAGAAGTACTATTGCAAAAAGCAGCAAGCAAAGAAAAAAAATATCATACTACGAACACAGACAGACACTCAAGATTTGGAAAGTAGAGTCACCGAGTTACATCATACAGAGATCTATCGCCTTGTTATGGAAAATGCCGGGAAACAAGACTTTCATCTGACAAATGATCAATGGATGGAACTTCAGATGGCCATTGAGAATACATATAAGGGATTTACACTTAAGTTGATGAATTTGGCTCCTATATCAGAAATAGAAAAACAAACTTGCTATCTCATTAAAATAGGTGTATCACCTGTTGCTATTGCAGAAATACTGTTTAAGACAAAAAGTAGTATTGCTATGATGCGTAGGCGTCTTTATAAGAAATTGACGGGGGAGGAAGGCACCCCTCAGCAACTTGACGAATTCATTCAAAGAATATGA